The following coding sequences are from one Candidatus Zixiibacteriota bacterium window:
- a CDS encoding TonB-dependent receptor, with the protein MRRSFCLACAFLAAGAMGAGADNFQGSFDSPYTLPDSVVVTANRFGSSDTRSAWPTEVITVDPAAAPLSLASGLDGAAGLDVRTQGGFGALATVSNWGAFNRHLLLLYNGRPVKDYSLGGFNLAEFSPSELSRIEIVKGPQSAFYGSDAVGGVVNLIAPTALADRLEAHTTVGSFGARGVAARAARRLGALGIGAWTDYTAADNRRPNSGVERLIAGARADLLSGAHRLALAARYFRDSLGAPGPVPDPSFIPVYGDPESSSLTDRQEDEHYSVDLQYSLVDERAGETQIGLFWEKKKLTYRSLYNYLLFSATTDSVDVRTETVYDKRSAGANLRHRHNFGPLAAAGGVDWLSGSLQYANAERSEAAAIDGPGAPAVSSYDTFASYDAGQDQVDLWGNAQMGRAGRVHVDLGGRLQLVAGRRPQPSYNLGLVAEPGDALRLKLAYAYAFRLPSLAEQFADDLYTAGNADLSPETARTLAATMALEPAALPVRLSLTWFRQEIDSLIQYVWDPASYRSVPQNFLRFISQGLDATCTIALRRGLSWRGSAVYQAAEQTAADGRTMREAPYVPEWKWRVGMTWRSGRFDAAARLDGTSERVLYLYGGAPKTIDPVVEAAAELGVRLSAMLRMHISGEDLTDRRRPDQFGFTAGDGDYPGLGRRFFVELALAMR; encoded by the coding sequence ATGCGGCGCAGTTTTTGTTTAGCCTGCGCGTTTCTGGCCGCCGGCGCGATGGGAGCCGGGGCCGACAATTTTCAGGGATCATTCGATTCCCCCTACACCCTGCCCGATTCGGTGGTCGTGACCGCCAACCGGTTCGGTTCCTCGGACACGCGGTCGGCCTGGCCGACCGAGGTGATCACCGTTGATCCGGCCGCGGCGCCCCTTTCGCTGGCTTCGGGACTCGACGGCGCCGCCGGGCTGGATGTGCGCACCCAGGGGGGGTTCGGGGCGCTCGCGACCGTCTCCAACTGGGGCGCTTTCAACCGCCACCTGCTGCTGCTGTACAACGGCCGGCCGGTCAAAGACTACTCGCTCGGAGGGTTCAACCTCGCCGAGTTCAGCCCGAGCGAGCTCTCCCGCATCGAAATTGTCAAAGGCCCGCAGTCGGCGTTCTACGGTTCCGATGCCGTCGGCGGCGTGGTCAACCTGATCGCGCCGACCGCGCTCGCCGACCGCCTCGAGGCGCACACGACCGTCGGGTCGTTCGGCGCCCGCGGCGTTGCGGCCCGTGCCGCGCGGCGGCTGGGCGCGCTCGGGATCGGCGCCTGGACCGACTACACCGCCGCCGACAACCGCCGCCCCAACTCCGGCGTCGAACGGCTCATCGCCGGTGCGCGCGCCGACTTACTCTCCGGAGCGCACCGCCTGGCCCTCGCGGCACGCTACTTCCGCGACTCCCTCGGCGCCCCCGGCCCCGTCCCGGACCCGTCATTCATCCCCGTCTATGGCGATCCCGAATCCTCCAGCCTCACCGACCGGCAGGAGGACGAGCACTATTCGGTGGATCTGCAGTACAGCCTCGTCGACGAGCGGGCCGGCGAAACGCAGATCGGGCTGTTTTGGGAGAAAAAGAAGCTCACCTACCGGTCACTCTACAACTACCTGTTGTTCTCTGCGACCACCGATTCGGTGGACGTGCGGACCGAAACCGTCTACGACAAGCGCTCGGCCGGGGCGAATCTCCGGCACCGGCACAATTTCGGCCCGCTCGCGGCGGCCGGAGGGGTCGACTGGCTGAGCGGTTCGCTGCAGTACGCCAACGCCGAGCGCAGCGAGGCCGCGGCTATCGACGGCCCGGGGGCTCCCGCGGTCTCCAGCTACGACACGTTCGCCTCGTACGACGCCGGCCAGGACCAGGTGGATCTGTGGGGGAACGCGCAGATGGGCCGGGCCGGGCGCGTCCATGTCGACCTCGGCGGCCGGCTCCAATTGGTAGCGGGGCGGCGGCCGCAGCCCTCGTACAACCTCGGGCTGGTGGCCGAGCCGGGTGACGCGCTGCGGCTCAAGCTCGCTTACGCGTATGCTTTCCGCCTCCCCTCGCTGGCCGAGCAGTTCGCCGATGACCTCTACACGGCCGGGAATGCCGATCTGAGCCCGGAGACGGCCCGCACGCTGGCCGCGACGATGGCGCTCGAGCCCGCCGCTCTCCCCGTTCGCCTCTCTCTGACCTGGTTTCGCCAGGAGATCGACTCCCTCATCCAGTACGTGTGGGATCCGGCGAGCTACCGCTCGGTTCCGCAGAATTTCCTCCGGTTCATATCGCAGGGACTCGATGCGACCTGCACGATCGCGCTCCGACGCGGTCTGTCGTGGCGCGGCTCGGCCGTGTACCAGGCGGCCGAGCAGACGGCTGCCGACGGCCGGACCATGCGCGAGGCGCCGTATGTCCCCGAATGGAAATGGCGGGTTGGGATGACCTGGCGCAGCGGACGTTTCGACGCGGCGGCGCGCCTCGACGGCACCTCGGAACGGGTGCTGTACCTCTATGGCGGCGCCCCGAAGACGATTGATCCGGTGGTTGAGGCGGCCGCGGAACTCGGGGTTCGCCTGAGTGCGATGCTGCGGATGCATATCTCCGGAGAGGATCTGACCGACCGGCGCCGCCCCGACCAGTTTGGGTTCACCGCGGGGGACGGCGACTACCCCGGACTCGGACGGCGTTTTTTTGTTGAACTGGCGCTGGCAATGAGGTAA
- the ccsA gene encoding cytochrome c biogenesis protein CcsA produces MTLYLSGHLLILWAFAANLVAGYGYFMAARGRTSYEQLGRRAYLVLAAATVLASALLYYLFFTHNFAFKYVFEYSDSRLPFFYLVSSFWGGQEGTYLLWLLFSVAIGFAVRRTAGRYASWAMVFYALVNLFFTGMMLKVSPFALLDFSAADGAGLNPLLQDPWMVVHPPVMFVGYALTGAPFALALAALVRRDFSEWVRRAAPWVVLTVLFLAAGNILGGYWAYKTLGWGGYWAWDPVENSSLIPWFVALALLHGLALERRTGALRRTNLLLAAFTFWLVVCGTFMTRSGVLSDFSVHSFVDLGQNEWLIVFLLLYAGVTLGVFLRGMRSTGYVPINFNFFGREFSLVGAMLLLFAFSLIVLFWSSLPILTKIFGAQPRAADIATYNAFALPIAVLYALLLILSPLSSHRPQAPAKWRIHLTAGGLVSLAVALMLFVLHEGSGVAFVVAGTLVATGLTVAFGQRDLRGSLIPAAALFVLALATALALGVRDGLYLLFFATAAAAVGSNAAAVARRLPGEWLKAGAHLTHFGFGLMLLGVLASSAFSTGERVTLPQGQPRPAYHLQVSYEGMQNDIKWPHNELILKVVDDGRVDEGRPELYFSERMNGYMKRPYIRRGLLYDLYFSPQDIKQQEGQDGLLIGKAEKASAGGYEFSFLGFDMGDHSGGGEMTVTALIAAARDGRVDTLRPAVTMATADDGSTALQDLPAAFGSGDSTFTMSITRIHADAGAVAVAIPGLLAPGAGDELLLDVSKKPLINLVWIGTTLILLGTLAAWLRRRRQTALAAESAAKGPGAETGDRPAVPFTRKQN; encoded by the coding sequence ATGACGCTGTACTTGTCCGGGCACTTGCTGATTCTCTGGGCGTTCGCCGCCAACCTGGTGGCGGGGTACGGCTATTTCATGGCTGCGCGAGGACGGACGTCCTATGAGCAGCTCGGACGGCGCGCGTATCTCGTGCTGGCCGCCGCCACCGTGCTCGCCTCCGCCCTCCTGTACTACCTCTTCTTCACTCACAATTTCGCCTTCAAATATGTCTTCGAGTACTCGGACAGCCGGCTCCCCTTCTTCTACCTGGTCTCGTCGTTCTGGGGCGGGCAGGAGGGGACCTACCTGCTGTGGCTGCTGTTCAGCGTGGCGATCGGGTTCGCCGTGCGGCGGACAGCGGGGCGCTACGCCTCGTGGGCGATGGTGTTCTATGCGCTGGTGAACCTGTTCTTCACCGGCATGATGCTGAAAGTATCCCCCTTCGCCCTGCTGGATTTCTCTGCGGCCGACGGGGCGGGGCTCAATCCGCTGCTGCAGGACCCGTGGATGGTGGTGCATCCGCCGGTGATGTTTGTCGGGTATGCTCTCACCGGGGCGCCCTTTGCGCTGGCGCTGGCGGCGCTGGTGCGGCGCGATTTCAGCGAGTGGGTGCGCCGCGCCGCGCCATGGGTCGTCCTCACCGTGCTGTTCCTCGCGGCCGGCAATATCCTGGGCGGCTACTGGGCCTACAAGACGCTCGGGTGGGGCGGCTACTGGGCCTGGGACCCGGTCGAGAATTCCTCCCTCATCCCCTGGTTCGTGGCGCTGGCGCTCCTGCACGGCCTGGCGCTGGAGCGCCGCACCGGCGCGTTGCGCCGCACCAACCTCCTGCTCGCGGCCTTCACGTTCTGGCTCGTCGTCTGCGGCACCTTCATGACCCGCTCGGGCGTCCTGTCGGACTTCTCCGTCCACAGCTTCGTGGACCTCGGTCAGAACGAGTGGCTCATTGTCTTCCTCCTGTTGTATGCGGGGGTCACGCTCGGGGTGTTCCTGCGCGGGATGCGCAGCACCGGCTACGTGCCGATCAATTTCAACTTTTTCGGCCGCGAGTTCTCGCTCGTCGGGGCGATGCTGCTGCTGTTCGCCTTTTCGCTGATCGTCCTGTTCTGGTCATCGCTGCCGATCCTGACGAAGATTTTCGGCGCGCAGCCGCGCGCGGCCGACATCGCCACCTATAACGCTTTCGCCCTTCCGATCGCGGTGCTTTATGCCCTCTTGCTGATCCTCTCGCCGCTCTCGAGCCACCGGCCACAGGCGCCGGCAAAGTGGCGGATTCACCTCACTGCGGGCGGGTTGGTCTCGCTCGCGGTCGCCCTGATGCTCTTCGTCCTGCACGAGGGGTCCGGGGTCGCTTTCGTGGTCGCAGGCACGCTCGTGGCCACCGGCCTCACCGTCGCGTTCGGCCAACGCGACCTGCGCGGGAGTCTGATTCCCGCGGCGGCGCTGTTCGTGCTTGCGCTGGCGACCGCGCTGGCGCTGGGCGTGCGCGACGGCCTCTACCTGCTGTTCTTCGCCACCGCGGCGGCCGCGGTCGGGTCGAACGCCGCCGCCGTGGCGCGCCGGCTGCCCGGCGAGTGGCTGAAAGCCGGCGCCCACCTCACCCACTTCGGTTTCGGCCTCATGCTCCTGGGCGTGCTCGCCTCCTCGGCCTTCTCGACCGGCGAGCGGGTCACGCTCCCGCAGGGACAGCCGAGGCCGGCCTACCATCTCCAGGTCAGCTACGAAGGGATGCAGAACGACATCAAGTGGCCGCACAACGAGCTGATTCTGAAGGTGGTGGACGACGGCCGGGTCGACGAGGGGCGGCCGGAGCTCTACTTCTCCGAGCGCATGAACGGGTACATGAAACGGCCGTACATCCGGCGCGGACTCCTGTACGACCTGTACTTCTCGCCGCAGGACATCAAGCAGCAGGAGGGGCAGGACGGGCTGTTGATCGGCAAAGCGGAGAAAGCCTCGGCCGGCGGATACGAATTCTCGTTTCTCGGTTTTGACATGGGCGACCACAGCGGGGGCGGTGAGATGACCGTGACCGCGCTGATCGCCGCCGCCCGCGATGGCCGTGTCGACACGCTCCGCCCGGCCGTGACCATGGCCACGGCCGACGACGGCAGCACCGCGCTGCAGGATCTCCCGGCTGCGTTCGGCTCCGGGGACTCGACTTTCACGATGTCGATCACGCGCATCCACGCCGACGCGGGGGCCGTCGCGGTCGCCATCCCCGGGCTCCTGGCGCCGGGAGCGGGCGATGAACTGCTGCTCGATGTTTCGAAAAAGCCGCTGATCAATCTGGTCTGGATCGGGACGACTCTCATTCTGCTGGGAACGCTGGCAGCGTGGCTGCGGCGCCGCCGTCAGACCGCGCTCGCTGCCGAGAGCGCGGCGAAGGGTCCCGGCGCCGAGACCGGAGACCGGCCGGCTGTTCCATTCACGCGAAAACAGAACTGA
- a CDS encoding cytochrome c maturation protein CcmE: MNAKYLIGGVIVVIFMVWGASAFFKTTIQYVSIEEAKAADRTVQVLGKIDFEAVKYNAADSRLEFAVYDAEAADPHAAARMNVVYYGVVPGNFDQATQVVLKGKSENGHFVANQMLVKCPSKYQGEGGDEYQDIQKHNQAVENSGV; encoded by the coding sequence ATGAACGCCAAGTACCTGATCGGCGGAGTCATCGTCGTGATCTTTATGGTCTGGGGGGCCTCGGCCTTCTTCAAGACCACCATTCAGTACGTGTCGATCGAGGAGGCCAAGGCGGCCGACCGCACCGTCCAGGTGCTGGGGAAGATCGATTTCGAGGCCGTGAAATACAACGCCGCGGACTCCCGCCTCGAGTTCGCCGTGTACGACGCCGAGGCGGCCGATCCGCACGCGGCCGCGCGCATGAATGTCGTGTACTACGGAGTGGTGCCGGGGAATTTCGATCAGGCCACCCAGGTCGTCCTCAAGGGCAAGAGCGAGAACGGCCATTTCGTCGCCAACCAGATGCTGGTCAAGTGCCCCTCGAAGTACCAGGGGGAAGGGGGCGACGAGTACCAGGATATTCAGAAGCACAACCAGGCGGTCGAGAATTCCGGGGTCTAG
- a CDS encoding CcmD family protein produces the protein MDGNYIALAVALAVWVGLFVYLMRVDKRVRKLEEKSK, from the coding sequence ATGGACGGCAATTACATTGCGCTCGCGGTGGCCCTGGCGGTCTGGGTAGGGCTGTTCGTTTATCTCATGCGGGTCGACAAGAGGGTCCGCAAGCTGGAGGAGAAATCGAAATGA
- the ccsA gene encoding cytochrome c biogenesis protein CcsA: MWWKLVIFAAMSGMIIAAFTTPAPQQQIGESSRIFYFHIPQAWVCVLAFAVSMLYSIRYLRTRRLEDDDRALEAARLGFIFCILATVTGSIFAKVTWGSFWNWDPRETSIFILLLIYGAYFALRGALEIEERRAALAAVYSIFAFLTVPFLVFVVPRMVPSLHPTDSIVNENMKFTMGPAVRMIFFGSLGLFTAVFFWLFSLGRRVAHLRRRQLEYED; encoded by the coding sequence ATGTGGTGGAAACTGGTCATATTTGCGGCGATGTCGGGGATGATCATCGCCGCTTTCACCACCCCCGCCCCCCAGCAGCAGATCGGGGAGTCCTCGCGGATATTCTATTTCCATATCCCCCAGGCCTGGGTGTGCGTGCTGGCGTTTGCGGTATCGATGCTCTACTCGATCCGCTATCTCCGGACGCGGCGGCTCGAGGACGACGACCGGGCGCTCGAGGCCGCCCGGCTGGGATTCATCTTCTGCATCCTGGCGACCGTGACCGGGTCGATTTTCGCCAAAGTCACCTGGGGATCGTTCTGGAACTGGGATCCGCGGGAAACTTCGATCTTCATCCTGCTGTTAATCTACGGAGCCTATTTTGCGCTGCGCGGCGCGCTCGAAATTGAAGAGCGGCGGGCGGCGCTGGCGGCGGTGTACAGCATATTCGCTTTCCTGACGGTTCCGTTTCTGGTGTTCGTGGTGCCGCGGATGGTGCCCTCGCTGCATCCGACCGACTCGATCGTGAATGAGAACATGAAGTTCACGATGGGGCCGGCGGTGCGGATGATCTTCTTCGGCTCGCTCGGGTTGTTCACGGCCGTGTTTTTCTGGCTGTTCAGCCTCGGGCGGCGGGTGGCGCACCTGCGGCGAAGGCAACTGGAGTACGAGGATTAG
- a CDS encoding heme exporter protein CcmB encodes MPRSSAGLASKSLAVFAKDIRLELRSRYALNAILMFGITTLAVVSFSLGQSNLPPQLLAALYWIVMFFSAVSGLAQVFIREEESGTALALRLAAPSDPVFVGKLLFNFMLLAVMTVIITPLFFIFTDAPTDGLPSFLLVLVLGVLGLCGATTLVAAIIAKAAVKGALFAVLSFPVLVPLLLTVVRATQKVFDGYAAAEILTELQFLLAFAVVMIVGSALLFKFVWQE; translated from the coding sequence TTGCCGAGGTCCAGTGCCGGGTTGGCTAGTAAGTCGCTCGCGGTCTTTGCCAAAGACATCCGGCTGGAGTTGCGCAGCCGGTACGCGCTCAACGCGATTCTCATGTTCGGGATCACGACGCTGGCGGTGGTGTCTTTCTCGCTGGGGCAGTCCAATCTGCCCCCTCAGCTGCTTGCGGCCCTGTATTGGATTGTGATGTTCTTCTCGGCCGTGTCGGGGCTGGCGCAGGTCTTTATCCGGGAGGAGGAGTCGGGGACCGCCCTGGCGCTGCGACTGGCTGCTCCCTCCGATCCGGTGTTTGTCGGCAAGTTGCTGTTCAACTTCATGTTACTGGCGGTGATGACGGTGATCATCACCCCCCTGTTCTTCATTTTTACCGATGCCCCGACCGATGGTCTGCCATCGTTCCTCTTAGTGCTCGTGCTCGGCGTGCTCGGTTTGTGCGGGGCGACAACGCTGGTGGCGGCGATCATTGCCAAGGCGGCGGTGAAGGGGGCACTCTTTGCGGTGCTGTCATTTCCGGTGCTGGTGCCGCTCTTGCTCACGGTGGTGCGGGCGACGCAGAAGGTTTTCGACGGTTATGCGGCGGCGGAGATTCTGACCGAACTGCAGTTTTTGCTGGCGTTTGCCGTGGTGATGATCGTCGGATCCGCCCTCCTGTTCAAATTCGTGTGGCAGGAGTAA
- a CDS encoding ABC transporter ATP-binding protein — MYRLSIDNLAKRFGSRKVFQDISIELATGQSLAVIGPNGSGKSTLVRCLLGLHRPSKGSVAYYETGDGEGAGRRLGEEEFRARAAFVSPYLNLYGQLSGEENIRFFAAMRGLPLTGKQINALLARVGLEGRGEDLLSEYSSGMAQRLKYAVALLGRPDFLFLDEPTSNLDEAGKQIVADIVDGCRAQTIIVIATNEPEEYALAEVQCRVG, encoded by the coding sequence ATGTACCGGCTGTCCATTGACAACCTGGCCAAACGGTTCGGGTCCCGAAAGGTGTTCCAGGACATCTCGATCGAGCTGGCCACCGGCCAATCGCTGGCGGTGATCGGCCCCAACGGCTCGGGCAAATCGACCCTTGTGCGCTGCCTGCTCGGGCTCCACCGCCCGAGCAAGGGATCGGTGGCGTACTACGAGACCGGGGACGGGGAGGGGGCCGGCCGCCGGCTGGGCGAGGAGGAATTCCGGGCGCGGGCCGCCTTCGTGTCGCCCTACCTCAATCTCTACGGCCAGTTGTCCGGAGAGGAGAATATCAGGTTCTTTGCCGCGATGCGCGGGCTCCCGCTCACCGGCAAGCAGATCAACGCCCTCCTGGCGCGGGTGGGCCTCGAAGGGCGCGGGGAGGACCTCCTCTCCGAATACTCCTCGGGCATGGCCCAGCGTCTCAAGTACGCCGTGGCTCTCCTCGGCCGGCCGGATTTCCTCTTCCTCGACGAGCCGACCTCTAACCTCGACGAGGCGGGGAAGCAGATCGTGGCCGACATCGTGGACGGGTGCCGCGCACAGACCATTATCGTGATCGCCACCAACGAACCGGAGGAGTACGCCCTTGCCGAGGTCCAGTGCCGGGTTGGCTAG
- a CDS encoding twin-arginine translocase TatA/TatE family subunit — MPFGIGWAELLVIFAIVLLLFGARRLPEIAQGLGKGIREFKRAMKDTTDEVRGSLDTEGTRDYKRAIPGSADREARRDDRERDDRARDTREQGDRERDDRPDDPPDRRR; from the coding sequence ATGCCGTTTGGAATCGGTTGGGCGGAACTGCTGGTCATCTTCGCGATCGTCCTGCTCCTGTTCGGGGCGAGGCGGTTGCCGGAGATCGCCCAGGGCCTGGGCAAAGGCATCCGCGAATTCAAGCGGGCCATGAAAGACACGACCGACGAGGTCAGGGGTTCGCTGGACACCGAGGGTACGCGGGATTACAAGCGCGCCATTCCGGGCAGCGCCGACCGCGAGGCCCGCCGCGACGACCGCGAGCGGGACGATCGCGCGCGCGACACCCGCGAACAGGGCGACCGCGAGCGGGACGACCGCCCCGACGACCCCCCAGACCGCCGGCGCTAG
- a CDS encoding DUF4321 domain-containing protein, producing MKKREVTFILVALILGAVVGGLLGDIVAGFLPEDSEVAKVFGKSIEIGVKTIQVDFYAIAFTFGLMLKVNFMSVLVLLLVIIYFRWWYL from the coding sequence ATGAAGAAACGCGAGGTTACCTTTATCCTGGTGGCGCTCATCCTCGGCGCCGTCGTCGGCGGCCTCCTCGGCGACATCGTCGCCGGTTTCCTGCCGGAGGACTCGGAAGTCGCGAAAGTATTCGGCAAATCAATCGAGATCGGGGTCAAGACGATCCAGGTCGACTTCTACGCCATCGCCTTTACGTTCGGCCTGATGCTCAAAGTCAATTTCATGTCCGTGCTTGTGCTTCTGCTCGTCATCATATACTTTAGGTGGTGGTATCTCTAG
- the purQ gene encoding phosphoribosylformylglycinamidine synthase subunit PurQ produces the protein MKFGVVTFPGSNCDYDAYAAVRHVLGEEVNFLWHRSHDLMGSDVIILPGGFSYGDYLRAGAIARFSPIMEKVIPFARSGGMVLGICNGFQVLTESGLLPGALLRNAHLRFACRYVYLRVEHTSSPYTRACLRGEVLRIPIAHGEGNYYHFDREIGRLEDRGQVVFRYCDREGNTTPAANPNGSRNNIAGIANEEGNVLGLMPHPERAVEPILGSSDGLRIFESIRATIGTTVRT, from the coding sequence ATGAAATTCGGCGTCGTCACTTTCCCCGGCTCCAACTGCGACTACGATGCCTACGCGGCGGTCCGCCACGTGCTCGGCGAGGAGGTCAACTTCCTGTGGCACCGGTCGCATGACCTGATGGGCAGCGACGTGATCATCCTGCCGGGCGGTTTCTCCTACGGCGACTACCTGCGGGCCGGCGCCATCGCCCGGTTCTCGCCGATCATGGAGAAGGTGATTCCCTTCGCCCGGTCGGGCGGGATGGTGCTGGGGATCTGCAACGGGTTCCAGGTGCTCACCGAGAGCGGCCTCCTCCCGGGGGCGCTCTTGCGCAACGCCCACCTCCGCTTCGCCTGCCGCTACGTGTACCTGCGGGTCGAGCACACCAGCAGCCCCTACACGCGCGCCTGCCTGCGCGGCGAGGTGCTCAGGATCCCGATCGCCCACGGCGAGGGGAACTACTACCATTTCGACCGCGAGATCGGGCGGCTGGAAGACCGGGGGCAGGTGGTGTTCCGCTACTGCGACCGGGAGGGAAACACGACGCCGGCGGCCAATCCTAACGGCTCACGCAACAACATCGCCGGCATCGCCAACGAGGAAGGGAACGTCCTCGGGCTGATGCCGCACCCGGAGCGGGCGGTGGAGCCGATCCTCGGCTCGTCCGACGGACTGAGAATATTCGAATCGATCCGAGCAACGATCGGAACAACGGTGCGGACCTGA
- the purS gene encoding phosphoribosylformylglycinamidine synthase subunit PurS, with the protein MASSKKATVYVRLKEGVLDPQGTTIHKALHQMGYQDVLSVRTGRFFELELRADAADLDRTINEVCTTLLANPVIESFTVEKAG; encoded by the coding sequence ATGGCGAGCAGTAAGAAGGCGACAGTGTACGTGCGGTTGAAAGAAGGCGTGCTCGATCCGCAGGGCACGACCATCCACAAGGCGCTGCACCAGATGGGGTACCAGGACGTTCTGTCGGTGCGGACCGGCCGGTTTTTCGAACTGGAACTCCGCGCCGACGCCGCCGACCTCGACCGCACCATCAACGAAGTGTGCACCACGCTGCTGGCCAACCCGGTCATTGAGAGTTTCACGGTGGAGAAAGCGGGATGA
- the pssA gene encoding CDP-diacylglycerol--serine O-phosphatidyltransferase: MTAYRGLVPGTFTMGNVVAGFLSILSAFEGHLIGACWFIVLAGFLDALDGKVARLSGTTSQFGIELDSLADFLSFGVAPAVLVHAVKLNTLGRWGWIISIVYIMAAAYRLARYNLMAESEEKKDFLGLPVPAAALTLAAYIIFSDRVWGQLEYSEWLVSMIILFAFLMVSQVQYDALPDRFDTRAARAKLALLVAAAVVTIFLPRLLLFPLLALYILQGMVRELYRLGHAGVGRVTGRQNGPGDERPRYGRRKTDRMDQHGEQ, encoded by the coding sequence ATGACAGCCTATAGAGGTCTGGTCCCCGGCACGTTCACCATGGGGAACGTCGTGGCCGGGTTCCTGTCGATTCTCTCGGCGTTCGAGGGTCACCTGATCGGGGCCTGCTGGTTCATCGTGCTGGCCGGGTTTCTCGACGCTCTCGACGGCAAGGTCGCCCGGCTCTCGGGGACGACCAGCCAGTTCGGCATCGAGCTCGATTCGCTGGCCGATTTCCTCTCGTTCGGGGTGGCGCCGGCGGTGCTCGTCCACGCGGTCAAGCTGAACACGCTGGGCCGATGGGGATGGATTATCTCGATCGTCTATATCATGGCGGCCGCCTACCGCCTGGCCCGCTACAATCTCATGGCCGAGTCGGAGGAGAAGAAGGATTTCCTCGGTCTGCCGGTGCCGGCGGCGGCCCTGACCCTGGCCGCCTACATCATTTTCAGCGACCGCGTCTGGGGCCAGCTCGAGTACAGCGAGTGGCTGGTGTCGATGATCATCCTGTTCGCCTTCCTCATGGTCTCGCAGGTGCAGTACGACGCCCTTCCGGACCGCTTCGACACCCGCGCGGCCCGGGCCAAACTGGCGCTCCTCGTGGCCGCGGCGGTGGTGACCATATTCCTCCCGAGACTCTTGTTGTTTCCGCTTCTAGCCCTCTATATATTGCAGGGCATGGTGCGAGAACTCTACCGCTTGGGCCACGCCGGGGTCGGCCGGGTGACCGGCCGGCAGAACGGGCCGGGCGACGAGCGGCCCCGGTACGGACGGCGAAAGACGGACAGGATGGATCAACATGGCGAGCAGTAA